The nucleotide sequence CGGTCGGCGACGACTGGGACGTCGAGGCGCGGGCGGAGGCCTCCCTCGCGGAGGCCGGGCTCGCCCCCGACTTCCTCGACCGTACGGTCGGGGAGCTGTCGGGCGGAGAGGCCGTGCTCGTCGCGATCGCCGGGATCCGGCTGCGACGCGCACCGATCACGCTCCTCGACGAGCCCACGAACAACCTCGACCGCGACGCCAGGGCGGCCCTCGCGTCGATGGTGCAGAGCTGGAAGGGCACGCTCATCGTCGTGAGCCACGACCTCGCGCTCCTCGAGCTGATGGACGACACCGCCGAGCTGTACGGCCGCAGCCTCTCCGTGTTCGGAGGACCCTACTCGGAATGGCGCGCCTGGCTGGATGCCGAGCAGGACGCCGCGAAGCAGGCCGAGGTCACCGCCGCGCAGGCGCTCCGCAAGGAGAAGCGGCAGCGGATCGAGGCGGAGGTCAAGCTCGCCCACCGGGCTCGGACCGCCAGGAAAGCCGAAGTCGAGAAGCGCGTCCCCAAGATCATCGCGCACGGCCGGAAGATGGCCGCCGAGGTCACCGCCGGCAAGCTGCGCACCGAGGTCGGTGGGAAGGAGGAGGCCGCCCGCGCCGCGCACGATGCGGCGGGACGACGGGTCCGCTCCGATGCCTCCATGAAGATCGAGCTGCCGGATCCCGAGGTGTCGCGGAGCCGCCGGATCGCCGAGCTCGGCGGGCCGGAGCGCTCATGGGTGATCCAGGGACCGGAGCGCGTCGCCCTCATCGGCCGCAACGGCGCCGGCAAGACGACGCTCCTGGAGCGGCTGGTCTCCGGACCCGTTCACAACTCAGGAGAAGAGGGTGCGGCCCGCCCGGATCAGACCCCCGCGGCGGAAAACGGCACCGATCTCCTGAGTTGTGAACGGCCGGAGCTCCGGGCCGAGGCGCTCACCGAGCGGATCGGCTACCTGCCGCAGCGGGTGGACGGTCTCGACGAGGACCGGTCCGTCGTCGAGAACATCGCGGCCGCGGCTCCCCAGGTGCCCGAGAAGGAGCTCCGCAACAGGCTCGCGCGATTCCTCATCCGGGGCGGCACGGCCGACCGCCCGGTGTCGGCGCTGTCCGGCGGAGAGAGGTTCCGGGTGGCCCTGGCCCGGCTGCTCCTCACCGACCCGGCTCCACACCTCGTCGTCCTCGACGAGCCGACCAACAACCTCGACCTCGACACGGTCGACCAGCTCGTCGAGGCGCTGCGGGCGTATCGCGGGGCCGTGCTCGTGGTGAGTCACGACGACGCCTTCCTCGCCCGGCTCGACCTCGACCTCACCCTCGAGATCGATGCGGAGGGGCATCTGCAGGAGGTGGGGTGACGTCACCACCCGTTCCGCCTGCACGACCTCGCTCCGCCCGCACGACCGGAACCGCGGTTCGGTCGTGCGGGCGGAGCGGGGTCGTGCGGGGGGCCGGTGGGTGTCAAGGTCCGGGCCGGATGTCGGTGGGGTCGGGAATGATGGAGGCATGAGCGACGTGCTCGACCGCTTCACCCCGGCCACGCAGGACTGGTTCCGGGGTGCCTTCACCGCACCCACGCCGGCGCAGGCGGGCGCGTGGGAGGCGATCTCCGCCGGCAAGCACGCGCTCGTCGTCGCCCCGACGGGTTCCGGCAAGACCCTGTCGGCGTTCCTCTGGGCGATCGACAGCGTGTTCCGCGAGCGCGCCGACCTCCCGGAGGAGCCGAAGAAGGACGGGTCCCGCACGCGGATCCTCTACATCTCCCCGCTGAAGGCCCTCGGCGTGGACGTGGAGCGCAACCTGCGCTCACCCCTCATCGGCATCGGCCAGTCCGCGCGCCGACTCGGTCTCACCGCCCCCGGCATCACGGTGGGTGTCCGCTCGGGCGACACCACGTCGAGCGACCGCCGCAAGCTCGTGTCCGATCCGCCCGACATCCTCATCACCACGCCCGAGTCGCTGTACCTCATGCTCACGAGCCGGGCCGGCGACACCCTGCGCGACGTGCACACGGTCATCATCGACGAGGTGCACGCGGTCGCCGCCACCAAGCGCGGCGCGCACCTCGCGGTGAGCCTGGAGCGCCTCGATGCGCTCCGCCGGTCCCACGGCGCGGAGACCGCTGCGCAGCGCATCGGCCTCTCGGCGACCGTGCGCCCGATCGACGAGGTGGCGCGGTTCCTCGGTGGCGCCGACCCGGTCGAGATCGTGGCTCCCCCGGCATCGAAGACCTTCGAGCTCGGCGTGGTCGTGCCGATGGACGACATGACCAACCCCCCACCCCCTCCCGGGGCACCACCGGAGGCTCCCGGAATCGATGCGGAGTATACCGAGGTCACCGGATCGGTGTGGCCGCATGTCGAGGAGGCGATCGTCGACCGCATCCTCCAGAACAACTCGACCATCGTCTTCGCGAACTCCCGCCGCCTCGCCGAACGGCTGACCGGACGGCTGAACGAGATCTACGCGGAGCGGACCGGGGTCGCACTTCCGGAACCGGCCGTGCCCGCTGCGATGATGGCGCAGGCAGGCTCGACCGCCGGGGCCGACCCGGTGCTCGCCAAGGCCCACCACGGATCGGTGT is from Microbacterium sp. BLY and encodes:
- a CDS encoding ABC-F family ATP-binding cassette domain-containing protein, whose product is MSQPSSSHAAVVLDRLSFTWPDGTVALDGVSGAFGAGRTGLVGRNGAGKSTLLRLIAGELTPTSGSLSTSGEVAFLPQQLTLDVDRRVADLLGVAPALDAVRAITAGDVDPAHFDAVGDDWDVEARAEASLAEAGLAPDFLDRTVGELSGGEAVLVAIAGIRLRRAPITLLDEPTNNLDRDARAALASMVQSWKGTLIVVSHDLALLELMDDTAELYGRSLSVFGGPYSEWRAWLDAEQDAAKQAEVTAAQALRKEKRQRIEAEVKLAHRARTARKAEVEKRVPKIIAHGRKMAAEVTAGKLRTEVGGKEEAARAAHDAAGRRVRSDASMKIELPDPEVSRSRRIAELGGPERSWVIQGPERVALIGRNGAGKTTLLERLVSGPVHNSGEEGAARPDQTPAAENGTDLLSCERPELRAEALTERIGYLPQRVDGLDEDRSVVENIAAAAPQVPEKELRNRLARFLIRGGTADRPVSALSGGERFRVALARLLLTDPAPHLVVLDEPTNNLDLDTVDQLVEALRAYRGAVLVVSHDDAFLARLDLDLTLEIDAEGHLQEVG